In Pararge aegeria chromosome 17, ilParAegt1.1, whole genome shotgun sequence, one genomic interval encodes:
- the LOC120631152 gene encoding nucleoporin-like protein amo1, with protein MVVCKFFQRGNCYYGNSCRFEHTYDSKYSYRAPQLETTKNSQTAVNSSKSSGQSSSAILLFRNAVQNTSAFDNISSHAFSSSQPARQSVFDRLGPQPSSVFSNQNQQNNQARSIFAQANQSVFGQPQPVTNVFPTHNQSSNVFQTNNHTQNIFQTHNQPSNVFQTHNQSANVFQMQNQSQNAYHSQNQSANAKSVFAQATQSIFGQQQTPNTDVFQQKNSTSSIASGDIFQISNKPTSNVFGINNISEQIQINDDEIYSKIGELSQSDIDAFESDNFRLGFIPELPPPKLLCAM; from the exons atggTAGTTTGTAAATTTTTCCAACGAGGCAACTGCTACTATGGCAATTCTTGCAGATTCGAACATACTTACGATTCAAAATATTCCTATCGGG CACCACAGTTGGAGACAACAAAAAATAGTCAAACTGCTGTTAATAGCAGCAAATCTTCTGGACAAAGCAGTTCAGCAATATTACTATTTCGGAATGCAGTACAAAATACATCTGCTTTTGATAACATATCTAGCCATGCATTTTCATCAAGTCAACCTGCTAGGCAATCTGTGTTTGACAGATTAGGCCCACAACCAAGTAGCGTGTTTAGCAATCAAAATCAGCAGAACAACCAAGCCAGATCAATTTTTGCCCAAGCTAACCAAAGTGTGTTTGGTCAACCACAACCAGTAACTAATGTATTCCCAACACATAACCAATCTTCAAATGTGTTTCAAACTAATAACCATACTCAAAACATATTCCAAACTCATAACCAACCCTCTAATGTATTCCAAACACATAACCAATCTGCCAATGTATTCCAAATGCAAAACCAATCACAAAATGCTTACCACTCACAGAATCAATCTGCAAATGCTAAATCAGTGTTTGCCCAAGCAACGCAAAGTATATTTGGCCAACAACAAACTCCTAATACGGATGTTTTCCAACAAAAAAATTCTACATCAAGTATCGCAAGTGGAGACATTTTTCAAATATCCAATAAGCCTACTTCAAATGTGTTtggtataaataatatttctgaacaaattcaaataaatgatgatgaaatttatagtaaaattgGAGAACTGTCCCAAAGTGATATAGATGCATTCGAAAGTGACAACTTTAGACTCGGTTTTATACCAGAGTTACCACCGCCGAAGCTTCTCTGTGCTATGTAA
- the LOC120631146 gene encoding uncharacterized protein LOC120631146 → MYTLKGIFPEPKKEQKKNFIRENMKQLKLIQGKSPKESKFALKSVNPPRLVTPNAVANNLGQVKSSPSNKSAKATLVIGKNNMANTRKKHTDIRIKKGDMAEFLKRKETRTKQQEELIYDDTESSHSSGRLRDIACQTMESNLSQKLADSTKLTMLYPTREDDQEAKMKASGDNVVHRSPPLSGQHSQRIGDDLMDERNRSRLNAILERKDKDPYLPSGYQRGVVPKYLRERKETAKEVEEAKASEDNSPCPPGHVALPDVERKETLRMLRNSFAELVSELNKMPVKTDTLRMRNRKMELEKQLAKLEEGIKVFSRPKVFVKIGE, encoded by the exons ATGTATACTCTGAAGGGTATATTTCCTGAACCAA aaaaggaacaaaaaaaaaattttataaggGAAAACATGAAGCAACTCAAACTAATACAGGGTAAATCTCCCAAGGAGTCCAAATTTGCTCTAAAATCAGTTAATCCACCGAGACTCGTCACCCCGAACGCCGTTGCAAACAACCTAGGTCAGGTTAAGTCTTCACCATCAAACAAAAGCGCCAAAGCAACTTTGGTCATTGGCAAAAACAACATGGCGAATACTCGGAAAAAGCACACTGATATACGGATTAAAAAAGGTGATATGGCAGAGTTCTTGAAAAGGAAAGAAACGCGGACAAAGCAGCAGGAGGAGTTAATTTATGATGATACTGAATCATCACATTCGTCTGGCCGGCTTAGAGATATAGCCTGCCAGACTATGGAGTCTAACTTATCCCAGAAGCTGGCTGACAGCACCAAATTAACAATGCTGTATCCCACTAGGGAAGATGACCAAGAAGCTAAGATGAAAGCCAGTGGAGACAATGTAGTGCACAGAAGTCCCCCACTCTCTGGTCAACATAGCCAACGAATAGGAGACGACTTGATGGATGAGAGAAACCGTAGTCGGCTAAATGCTATCTTAGAAAGAAAAGATAAAGACCCATACTTACCTTCag GTTATCAAAGAGGAGTAGTTCCAAAGTATCTGCGTGAAAGAAAAGAAACTGCAAAAGAAGTGGAAGAAGCGAAAGCAAGTGAAGACAATTCTCCGTGTCCCCCAGGGCATGTGGCTCTGCCTGACGTAGAGAGGAAGGAGACATTGCGCATGCTTAGGAATA GTTTTGCAGAGTTAGTTAGTGAATTGAACAAAATGCCAGTGAAGACTGACACACTTAGAATGAGGAATCGAAAAATGGAGCTAGAAAAACAGTTAGCCAAATTAGAAGAGGGCATCAAAGTATTTTCCAGACCTaaagtttttgtaaaaattggAGAATGA
- the LOC120630907 gene encoding U5 small nuclear ribonucleoprotein 40 kDa protein, with product MIMPEMDIKRRGEEYSVVPAKKIRHEVSVIGTREKAVVTSSVPRTSNLYTPIMLLEGHQGEIFTAKFHPEGKHLASAGFDRQIYLWTVYGQCDNIMVLKGHTGAIMELCFSPDGAHMYSGATDNTVAVWDVPTGQRIKKLKGHANFVNSVSGARRGPELIVSASDDNTIKLWDARKRNPVASFDSGFPVTSVLFNDTAEKIISGGIDNIIKVWDIRNNQISYKIKGHTDSITGMSLSYDGSYLLSNSMDNTLRIWDVRPFAPSERCVKLMSGHQHNFEKNLLRCAWSPDGSKVAAGSSDRFLYIWDTTSRRVLYKLPGHNGSVNDVHFHRSEPIVLSASSDKQIYLGEIDN from the exons ATGATAATGCCTGAAATGGATATTAAAAGAAGAGGTGAAGAATATTCCGTTGTGCCGGCAAAGAAAATACGGCATGAAGTATCGGTTATCGGCACAAGGGAAAAGGCCGTGGTAACCTCGTCG gtgCCGAGAACATCAAATCTCTATACTCCAATAATGTTGTTAGAAGGACATCAGGGCGAGATATTCACAGCTAAGTTCCACCCCGAGGGAAAACATTTAGCATCAGCTGGCTTCGACAGGCAAATAT ATCTTTGGACGGTATATGGACAATGTGACAATATAATGGTGCTAAAGGGCCACACAGGGGCCATCATGGAGTTGTGCTTCTCCCCCGATGGAGCGCACATGTACTCTGGCGCCACAGATAACACTGTGGCTGTGTGGGATGTGCCCACAGGACAGAGGATCAAGAAACTTAAAGGACATGCAAACTTTGTTAACTCTGTTTCAG GAGCAAGGCGAGGCCCAGAACTAATTGTGTCAGCATCAGATGACAACACCATAAAACTATGGGATGCCAGGAAGAGAAACCCCGTAGCTTCGTTTGATAGTGGATTCCCAGTCACATCTGTACTATTCAATGACACAGCAGAGAAAATCATATCCGGTGGCATAGATAATATAATCAAAGTGTGGGACATTAGAAATAACCAAATATCTTATAAGATTAAAGGACATACAGATAGTATCACTG GCATGTCACTATCCTACGACGGATCTTATTTGCTATCAAATTCAATGGACAACACGTTGAGGATATGGGACGTTAGACCGTTCGCACCCTCCGAGAGATGTGTCAAATTAATGTCAGGCCACCAACACAACTTTGAGAAGAACCTTCTGCGCTGTGCTTGGTCACCTGATGGGTCTAAG GTGGCGGCGGGCTCGTCGGACCGTTTCCTGTACATTTGGGACACCACGTCGCGGCGAGTGCTGTACAAGCTGCCCGGGCACAACGGCTCCGTCAACGACGTGCACTTCCACCGCTCCGAGCCCATCGTGCTGTCCGCCTCCAGCGACAAGCAGATCTACTTGGGCGAAATTGATAACTGA
- the LOC120631069 gene encoding uncharacterized protein LOC120631069 produces the protein MTSSARGSPIIAKYKLSRRGKKLQISDDQRTLIALPRDVPERTWAEILHKEEIDLMIFDVREEILEDTFNICYQKYMARQNSLFTVHCAAEAWLKLLNWYFFRHDPGEDPSAYPSCFIPKRVESWEPDQLPDPSPKDTWCKQELNILEASPEEGLKRWPSSSSIEMPLVEDIPEEYWFPGKVNLPTEYSETSVISSVSVSTSYEESLSSNVCAESEVLQNVTDYNTSEAISAKESTCSELKHTTPVHGPLRGAGDSAGERAKTKRRTEKSKVFSKSNMIGRSKGLLPPLAGDSRSKMSIISDCRLRNLRLDTQYEITSEKINTPPGEPVKRK, from the exons atgaCGAGTAGCGCGCGAGGATCACCTATAATAGCAAAATACAAATTGTCTAGACGCGGAAAGAAACTGCAGATTTCCGATGACCAAAGAACATTGATAGCATTGCCAAGGGATGTTCCTGAACGAACATG GGCAGAGATTCTGCATAAGGAAGAGATCGATTTGATGATCTTCGACGTCCGGGAGGAGATATTAGAAGATACTTTCAACATCTGCTACCAGAAGTACATGGCGAGGCAGAACTCTCTCTTCACTGTGCACTGCGCCGCTGAAGCTTGGCTTAAACTTCTGAACTG GTATTTCTTCCGTCACGATCCAGGAGAAGATCCCAGCGCCTATCCATCTTGTTTCATACCCAAGCGCGTGGAGTCCTGGGAACCCGACCAGCTGCCGGACCCCTCACCCAAGGACACCTGGTGTAAGCAGGAGCTCAATATCCTGGAGGCATCCCCCGAGGAGGGATTGAAGAGATGGCCCAGCAGTTCTTCTATTGAAATGCCTTTGGTTGAAGACATACCGGAAGAATATTg GTTCCCCGGTAAGGTAAACCTGCCAACAGAGTACTCCGAGACATCGGTTATCAGTTCAGTATCAGTTTCAACATCATAC GAGGAGTCTTTGTCGAGCAACGTGTGTGCAGAGAGCGAGGTGCTACAAAATGTAACCGACTACAATACCTCGGAAGCGATTTCAGCTAAA GAGTCAACATGCAGCGAATTGAAGCACACCACACCGGTGCACGGCCCCCTGCGGGGCGCGGGCGACTCGGCCGGCGAGCGAGCCAAGACCAAGCGAAGGACTGAGAAGAGCAAGGTGTTCAGTAAATCGAA CATGATCGGAAGATCCAAGGGATTGCTGCCGCCACTTGCGGGAGACTCCAGATCCAAGATGAGTATCATCTCAGACTGCCGGCTCCGGAATTTGAG ATTGGACACGCAGTACGAGATAACTTCGGAGAAAATCAATACCCCGCCCGGGGAGCCAGTCAAACGGAAGTGA
- the LOC120631290 gene encoding nucleoside diphosphate kinase 6-like, with translation MPKLQLTLAIIKPHAVKNPVALSYIRNVIKNNFVVLKTKRMILDAEAAGSFYEEHVEKFFYNRLVTFMASGSIDLHIMGHTHAVEVWRKLLGPTKVYKAQFQEPYCLRGMFGLSDTRNVAHGSDSLASAEREIKFFFPEFSLYNWYTNDEIRYRKGPILFNNHLFQHVRKL, from the exons ATGCCAAAGTTACAATTAACGTTGGCTATTATAAAGCCACACGCAGTCAAGAATCCGGTCGCGCTCTCGTACATACGAAATGTTATAAAGAACAACTTTGTAGTTCTTAAAACTAAAAGAATGATTTTGGACGCTGAAGCAGCTGGTAGTTTTTATGAGGAGCATGTAGAAAAGTTCTTTTATAACCGTTTAGTAACTTTTATGGCTAG TGGCAGCATTGACCTGCATATAATGGGACACACACATGCTGTTGAGGTGTGGCGCAAGTTATTAGGACCTACTAAAGTGTACAAAGCACAATTCCAAGAGCCCTATTGTTTGCGAGGCATGTTTGGTTTATCAGACACTAGAAATGTTGCTCATGGCTCAG ATTCATTGGCTTCAGCAGAGAGGGAAATTAAGTTCTTTTTCCCAGAGTTTTCTCTCTACAACTGGTACACGAATGATGAGATCAGATATAGAAAGGGacctatattatttaacaatcatctgtttcaacatgttagGAAATTGTAG